A window of the Mus pahari chromosome 1, PAHARI_EIJ_v1.1, whole genome shotgun sequence genome harbors these coding sequences:
- the LOC110335813 gene encoding galactoside 2-alpha-L-fucosyltransferase 3 yields MPPETAWDRSTVAPSRLAAWWPRTSRPRRIQAVLQRLRAICPSLSTFYLFFMIFVVSTIFHCHRRLGLVPAPWASPALVVFSPRHLPREGMFTIRVKGRLGNQMGEYATLFALARMNGRLAFIPASMHSTLAPIFRISLPVLHSDTARKIPWQNYHLNDWMEERYRHIPGHYVRFTGYPCSWTFYHHLRPEILKEFTLHDHVREEAQAFLRGLRVNGSQPSTFVGVHVRRGDYVRVMPNVWKGVVADRGYLEKALDRFRARYSSPVFVVTSDDMAWCRESITASRGDVAFAGNGLQGSPAKDIALLMQCNHTVITLGTFGIWAAYLTGGDTVYLANFTQPNSPFHTVFKPEAAYLPGWVGIAADLGQLNTGATGHASARAPKRHRGALL; encoded by the exons ATGCCACCCGAGACCGCGTGGGACAGGAGCACTGTCGCCCCCAGCAGGCTTGCAGCTTGGTGGCCCCGAACAAGCCGGCCTAGAAGGATCCAAGCAG TGCTCCAACGACTCAGGGCCATCTGCCCATCCCTCTCCACCTTCTACCTCTTCTTCATGATCTTCGTGGTGTCTACCATCTTCCACTGCCACCGGCGCCTGGGTCTGGTGCCTGCCCCCTGGGCCTCGCCAGCCCTTGTGGTCTTCTCCCCAAGACACCTACCCCGGGAGGGCATGTTCACCATCAGAGTCAAAGGCCGCCTGGGGAACCAGATGGGTGAATATGCCACGCTGTTTGCACTGGCCCGGATGAACGGACGGCTTGCcttcatccctgcatccatgcaCAGCACACTAGCGCCCATCTTCAGGATCAGCCTCCCGGTGTTGCACAGTGACACAGCCAGAAAGATCCCGTGGCAGAATTACCACCTCAACGACTGGATGGAGGAGCGTTACCGCCACATCCCGGGGCACTATGTGCGCTTCACGGGGTACCCTTGCTCCTGGACCTTCTATCACCACCTGCGCCCAGAGATCCTGAAGGAGTTCACCCTGCACGACCACGTGCGTGAGGAGGCCCAGGCCTTCCTGCGTGGCCTGCGGGTGAATGGGAGCCAGCCCAGTACCTTTGTGGGTGTCCATGTGCGCCGAGGGGACTATGTGCGTGTCATGCCCAATGTGTGGAAGGGCGTGGTGGCTGACCGGGGTTACCTGGAAAAGGCCCTGGACAGGTTCCGGGCACGCTATTCATCTCCAGTCTTCGTGGTCACCAGTGATGACATGGCCTGGTGCCGGGAGAGCATCACTGCCTCCCGAGGGGATGTAGCATTTGCAGGCAATGGCCTTCAGGGATCGCCTGCCAAGGACATTGCATTGCTCATGCAGTGCAACCACACCGTCATCACCTTGGGGACCTTTGGGATCTGGGCTGCCTACCTCACGGGTGGGGACACTGTTTACCTGGCTAACTTTACCCAGCCCAACTCCCCCTTCCACACGGTTTTCAAGCCAGAGGCAGCTTACCTACCCGGGTGGGTGGGCATCGCTGCTGACCTGGGACAGTTAAACACAGGAGCCACTGGCCATGCCTCAGCCAGAGCCCCCAAGAGGCACCGGGGGGCCTTGCTGTAG